In a single window of the Nicotiana tomentosiformis chromosome 10, ASM39032v3, whole genome shotgun sequence genome:
- the LOC138900534 gene encoding uncharacterized protein isoform X2, with amino-acid sequence MTAHRRRLEKAKGRLVTHDEVFEETHMKKLKDETKMTWVDSRAETTHDTFKRSLEEFIQNQPINDQGTPIQPPQEEIVDMWIKAVGGVHKGIV; translated from the exons ATGACGGCTCATAGAAGAAGATTG gaAAAGGCTAAAGGAAGACTAGTTACTCATGATGAGGTATTTGAGGAAACCCACATGAAGAAGTTGAAGGATGAAACAAAAATGACTTGGGTCGATTCACGCGCTGAGACAACCCAT GATACTTTCAAACGAAGCTTGGAGGAGTTCATTCAAAATCAGCCAATTAATGATCAAGGTACGCCAATCcaaccacctcaagaggagaTCGTGGACATGTGGATTAAGGCAGTTGGTGGCGTGCATAAGGGGATAGTATGA
- the LOC138900534 gene encoding uncharacterized protein isoform X1, translating into MLIIERHCNLFVSAQGRAARLSDKGGSVHTGSSISMTAHRRRLEKAKGRLVTHDEVFEETHMKKLKDETKMTWVDSRAETTHDTFKRSLEEFIQNQPINDQGTPIQPPQEEIVDMWIKAVGGVHKGIV; encoded by the exons ATGTTAATTATAGAGAGACATTGCAATCTGTTTGTGAGCGCCCAGGGAAGGGCAGCCCGTTTGTCTGACAAGGGTGGCTCAGTACACACGGGCAGTTCAATTAGTATGACGGCTCATAGAAGAAGATTG gaAAAGGCTAAAGGAAGACTAGTTACTCATGATGAGGTATTTGAGGAAACCCACATGAAGAAGTTGAAGGATGAAACAAAAATGACTTGGGTCGATTCACGCGCTGAGACAACCCAT GATACTTTCAAACGAAGCTTGGAGGAGTTCATTCAAAATCAGCCAATTAATGATCAAGGTACGCCAATCcaaccacctcaagaggagaTCGTGGACATGTGGATTAAGGCAGTTGGTGGCGTGCATAAGGGGATAGTATGA